In Marmota flaviventris isolate mMarFla1 chromosome 17, mMarFla1.hap1, whole genome shotgun sequence, a single genomic region encodes these proteins:
- the LOC139702473 gene encoding olfactory receptor 9G19-like, whose translation MFNQTRVTQFILRGFSDIPEWRLVVVLFFSWVYAFALLGNISVIIAVVRDSRLHSPLYFFLKNLCFVDLSYTSVTIPKALETTLQGSGVISYFECVTQFYIFFTLGSTECFLLTAMAYDRCMAIYRPLLYGAIMSQRLCCALVVLAWVGGALYAAFLALNTFSLPFCGPNVVEHFFCDIPPLMRLSCADFHSSEEMVFTVGSCVIMSSFALKVLSYIRIISTLLRMPSVDGRWKAFSTCSSHLTTVLLFYTSASFTYLKSASQYSPTQGRLASIFYSILTPSLNPVIYCLRNRDMKVALHRLYCQRKF comes from the coding sequence ATGTTCAATCAAACCAGAGTGACCCAGTTCATCCTCAGGGGTTTCTCAGACATCCCAGAATGGAGATTAGTGGTGGTCTTATTTTTCTCCTGGGTCTATGCCTTTGCCCTCCTGGGGAATATCTCCGTCATCATAGCTGTGGTTAGAGACAGCCGCCTCCACTCGCCCTTGTACTTCTTCCTGAAGAATCTGTGTTTTGTGGATCTGAGCTACACCTCGGTCACCATCCCCAAGGCACTGGAAACCACCCTTCAGGGATCTGGGGTCATTTCCTACTTTGAGTGTGTCACtcagttttacatattttttacacTTGGTTCGACTGAGTGCTTTCTGCTCACAGCCATGGCTTATGACCGGTGCATGGCCATCTACAGGCCCTTGCTCTATGGGGCCATCATGAGCCAGAGGCTTTGCTGTGCCTTGGTGGTCCTGGCCTGGGTGGGTGGGGCCCTCTATGCAGCCTTCCTGGCCCTCAacaccttctcccttcccttctgtgGGCCTAATGTTGTTGAGCACTTCTTCTGCGACATTCCTCCTCTCATGAGACTCTCCTGTGCCGACTTCCACTCCAGCGAGGAGATGGTCTTCACTGTGGGCAGCTGCGTCATCATGAGCTCCTTTGCCCTCAAGGTCCTCTCCTACATCCGCATCATCTCCACCCTCCTGCGGATGCCCTCCGTGGATGGCCGGtggaaggccttctccacctgctcctcccacctgACCACGGTCCTTCTGTTTTACACCAGTGCAAGCTTCACCTACTTGAAGTCTGCGTCTCAGTACTCCCCCACCCAGGGTCGCCTGGCATCCATTTTCTACTCCATCCTCACCCCTTCCTTGAATCCTGTCATCTACTGTCTGAGGAACAGAGACATGAAGGTCGCGCTACACAGACTGTACTGTCAGAGAAAGTTCTGA